Proteins from a single region of Corylus avellana chromosome ca11, CavTom2PMs-1.0:
- the LOC132165070 gene encoding uncharacterized protein LOC132165070: MSKAGQSNVVAAIEDTQDITTTREGSWAPSIGLVPNDIGAIDDVDVNFDEDDNVLEGEDVLDDEPNLNTHIIDDILADLDTQAKGNKKFGLAVQCKKRKKGVQIVGQHLSRICDVIENKNAVTSKSYDKPGCNIEEVMDVARGIAKRENDIDILKFATEIFLKRSHREMFVTIKEPWLQIDFIKRMRNREIN; encoded by the exons ATGAGTAAAGCAGGTCAAAGCAATGTTGTTGCTGCTATAGAAGATACTCA agatataaCTACCACCAGGGAGGGATCTTGGGCACCATCCATAGGGTTGGTTCCTAATGATATTGGTGCCATAGATGATGTAGATGTCAACTTTGATGAAGATGACAATGTTCTAGAAGGTGAAGACGTTTTGGATGATGAACCAAATCTCAATACACATATCATTGATGATATTCTTGCTGATTTAGATACACAGGCTAAAGGAAATAAGAAGTTTGGTCTTGCGGTTCaatgtaagaaaagaaagaaaggagttcAAATCGTTGGTCAACATTTGAGTCGTATTTGTGATGtaatagaaaataagaatgcaGTGACATCTAAGAGTTACGATAAACCTGGATGTAATATTGAAGAGGTTATGGATGTTGCTCGGGGGATTGctaaaagagaaaatgacattgacatCCTTAAGTTTGCAACAGAGATATTTCTTAAGAGATCACATAGAGAGATGTTTGTGACTATTAAAGAGCCATGGTTGCAGATTGACTTTATCAAGCGAAtgagaaatagagaaattaacTGA
- the LOC132165071 gene encoding uncharacterized protein LOC132165071 has translation MVDKMANGDERLIAKDLMQNTNLPFTDRVMRHPLPDKLKVPRVDKYDGSGDPTNHIESFRAHLILHDTPDEIACRAFPLTLKGAAKEWIEELSVKSVDNFNTLRRLFLSQFLATRKGKNPTYLLSLKQGKSESLKDYMLRFNWEKLTVESPNEQTVLLVLMNGVKAEGPLMAEIAKKPTIALRQFLSKTEEDINQEETVEALMQTQKDVTRVVVGGSKSVLESSGKKKEERNPKKLAKKANLVLLRIRPLHQQDQ, from the coding sequence ATGGTAGACAAGATGGCCAATGGCGACGAAAGGCTGATTGCCAAAGATCTTATGCAAAACACCAATCTACCCTTCACCGATCGTGTGATGAGACACCCTCTACCTGACAAACTCAAGGTGCCTCGAGTGGATAAATATGATGGCAGTGGAGATCCTACCAATCATATTGAAAGCTTTCGAGCTCATCTCATCCTCCACGACACCCCCGACGAGATTGCATGCAGGGCGTTCCCGTTGACTTTGAAGGGAGCAGCCAAGGAGTGGATCGAAGAGCTGTCAGTTAAATCCGTGGATAACTTCAACACCCTCAGACGTCTCTTCCTGAGCCAATTTCTTGCAACTAGGAAAGGGAAGAACCCCACCTACTTGCTCTCCTTGAAGCAAGGGAAGAGCGAGTCTTTGAAGGACTACATGCTTAGGTTCAACTGGGAAAAGCTGACAGTTGAAAGCCCAAATGAACAAACAGTACTGTTAGTTTTGATGAACGGGGTAAAAGCTGAAGGGCCACTGATGGCCGAAATAGCCAAGAAACCAACGATAGCTCTTCGCCAGTTTTTGAGCAAAACTGAAGAGGATATCAACCAGGAGGAAACCGTCGAGGCTCTGATGCAGACTCAAAAGGACGTCACCCGAGTTGTGGTCGGTGGTAGCAAGTCAGTATTGGAGAGCTCCGGGaagaaaaaggaggagagaAATCCAAAGAAATTGGCAAAGAAGGCCAATCTAGTATTACTGAGGATTAGGCCACTACACCAGCAGGACCAGTAG
- the LOC132165072 gene encoding uncharacterized protein LOC132165072, producing the protein MNRRKKDFGIGYNESEFYDGKMKKSMSSASITSSVKEDMEPVQCRCGLTSPIITSTTIKNPGRRFYGCAMYDRKKKVGQCRFFQWYDEETCARGREVLPALYKQVDGALRHGNEAIRLLSVE; encoded by the exons atgaacaggaggaagaaagatttcGGGATAGGATACAATGAAAGCGAATTCTACgatgggaagatgaaaaag TCAATGTCGTCGGCATCTATAACATCATCGGTGAAAGAGGATATGGAACCTGTGCAGTGTAGGTGCGGACTTACAAgcccaattataacatccactactataaaaaatcctgggaggcgattctatgggtgtgctatgtatgaccgtaaaaag AAAGTTGGCCAATGTCGTTTTTTCCAATGGTATGACGAAGAAACTTGTGCTCGCGGAAGGGAGGTCCTACCTGCGTTGTATAAACAA gttgatggggcattgaggCATGGGAATGAGGCAATTAGATTATTATCAGTGGAATAG